One region of Equus caballus isolate H_3958 breed thoroughbred chromosome 23, TB-T2T, whole genome shotgun sequence genomic DNA includes:
- the ENHO gene encoding adropin: MGAAISQGALIAIVCNGLVGFLLLLLWVILCWACHSRSADIDSLSESSPNSSPGPCPEKAPPPQKPSHEGSYLLQP, translated from the coding sequence ATGGGGGCAGCCATCTCCCAGGGCGCCCTCATCGCCATCGTCTGCAACGGCCTCGTAGGcttcttgctgctgctgctctgggtCATTCTCTGCTGGGCCTGCCACTCCCGCTCTGCTGACATCGACTCCCTCTCCGAATCCAGTCCCAACTCCAGCCCTGGCCCCTGTCCCGAGAAGGCGCCCCCGCCCCAGAAGCCCAGCCATGAAGGCAGCTACCTGCTGCAGCCCTGA
- the LOC138920439 gene encoding putative hydro-lyase KRH_21160: MAPPPTGCWPPASQEAGLFAVFAAGRALPSLAEPGRAQPSPAERSRTQPSPAEPYARTAAAARAPPSERASERPRPRRRRRPRGRRCPLAADRPRQRPPRSRRGGSGRRRLRGRGGGPGEGTPSLPAARRPPPAGSEPQSAPSIPRPRTLRGRAPGSTQAQDCRWTSPLPRNRCVWTGQPPRKAGATGVPLGMGLAVEGAPRSVLV; encoded by the exons ATGGCTCCGCCCCCGACAGGCTGCTGGCCGCCGGCCTCCCAGGAGGCGGGGCTCTTCGCTGTTTTTGCTGCCGGCCGAGCCTTGCCGAGCCTGGCCGAGCCCGGCCGAGCCCAGCCGAGCCCAGCCGAGCGTAGCCGAACACAGCCGAGCCCAGCCGAACCCTACGCCCggaccgccgccgccgcccgagCGCCGCCGAGCGAGCGAGCCAGCGAGCGGCCGCGGCCGCGGAGGAGGCGCCGCCCCAGGGGGAGGAGGTGCCCGCTCGCCGCAGACCGCCCGCGGCAGAGGCCGCCCCGGTCGCGCCGCGGCGGGAGCGGCCGGCGGAGGCTGCGCGGCCGAGGGGGAGGGCCGGGGGAGGGGACGCCGTccctgcccgccgcccgccgccccccgcccgccgGCTCCGAGCCTCAGTCGGCGCCCAGCATCCCGCGGCCCCGGACCCTCCGCGGGCGCGCCCCGGGCTCCACTCAG GCGCAGGACTGCAGGTGGACGTCGCCACTGCCCAGGAATCGTTGCGTGTGGACGGGACAGCCTCCGCGGAAGGCCGGCGCTACCGGAGTCCCCCTCGGCATGGGCCTTGCCGTTGAGGGAGCCCCGAGGTCTGTGCTGGTCTGA